A stretch of Brassica napus cultivar Da-Ae chromosome C6, Da-Ae, whole genome shotgun sequence DNA encodes these proteins:
- the LOC106432731 gene encoding SKP1-like protein 21 isoform X2: MSEADMAIIKPEMMMKSYIWLETTDGSIQQVEQEIAMYCPMICHEVLQKGLGAGSSKNCAISLPQRVNPAMLSLILDYCRFHQVPGRSNKERKVHDEKFIRMDTKRLCELASAADSLQLKPLVDLSSRALARIIEGKTPEEIREIFHLPDDLTEFIFYQEEKLEPLKNLMDDPRIRLLNRLYAKKRKELKEREKLKGKEVEERVDERSVDDLLSFINGKDHKVVKTSKSKKKNKKRKEHKNKVSHNLHSKQQGVQIVDETASSVGGVSNLPSMEDDIFSLKTDSEDGYVDDGMDPVLKEMLDREVEDFARRLNSSWVLSSGQERQPVHFSINGNGATRRLTDD, encoded by the exons ATGTCAGAAGCTGATATGGCCATCATTAAACCTGag ATGATGATGAAATCGTATATATGGCTTGAAACTACTGATGGATCAATCCAGCAAGTGGAGCAAGAGATTGCAATGTACTGCCCCATGATCTGTCACGAAGTGCTACAGAAGGGTCTGGGTGCTGGATCTTCTAAGAACTGTGCAATATCTCTTCCTCAGCGAGTCAATCCAGCCATGTTAAGCTTGATTCTCGATTACTGCAGATTTCATCAAGTACCTGGGCGTTCTAATAAG GAGCGTAAAGTTCATGATGAAAAATTCATCCGGATGGATACAAAGCGGCTCTGTGAGTTGGCCTCAGCCGCTGACAGTTTGCAGTTGAAGCCTTTGGTTGATCTTTCTAGTCGTGCACTTGCTAGGATTATTGAGGGGAAAACCCCCGAGGAGATACGTGAAATCTTTCATTTACCAGATGACCTTACTGAG tttattttttatcagGAGGAGAAATTAGAGCCTCTGAAGAACTTGATGGATGATCCACGTATCCGACTCTTGAATAGATTGTATGCTAAGAAAAGAAAGGAgttgaaagaaagagaaaaacttAAG GGTAAAGAGGTTGAAGAACGAGTCGACGAGCGTTCTGTAGATGACCTTTTATCGTTTATTAATGGCAAAG ATCACAAGGTGGTAAAGACTTCCAAGAGcaaaaagaagaacaagaaaaggaagGAGCATAAAAATAAG GTTTCACATAATTTGCATTCCAAGCAACAAGGGGTCCAAATTGTTGATGAGACTGCCTCCAGCGTGGGAGGGGTATCTAATTTACCCAGTATGGAAGATGATATTTTTTCACTGAAGACGGACTCTGAAGATGGTTATGTAGATGATGGAATGGATCCAGTTTTGAAGGAAATGCTTGATAG GGAAGTAGAGGATTTTGCTCGGAGATTGAACTCAAGTTGGGTTCTATCTTCAGGACAAGAAAGGCAGCCTGTGCACTTTTCCATAAACGGCAATGGGGCTACAAGGCGATTAACAG ATGACTGA
- the LOC106432731 gene encoding SKP1-like protein 21 isoform X1 translates to MSEADMAIIKPEMMMKSYIWLETTDGSIQQVEQEIAMYCPMICHEVLQKGLGAGSSKNCAISLPQRVNPAMLSLILDYCRFHQVPGRSNKERKVHDEKFIRMDTKRLCELASAADSLQLKPLVDLSSRALARIIEGKTPEEIREIFHLPDDLTEFIFYQEEKLEPLKNLMDDPRIRLLNRLYAKKRKELKEREKLKGKEVEERVDERSVDDLLSFINGKDHKVVKTSKSKKKNKKRKEHKNKVSHNLHSKQQGVQIVDETASSVGGVSNLPSMEDDIFSLKTDSEDGYVDDGMDPVLKEMLDREVEDFARRLNSSWVLSSGQERQPVHFSINGNGATRRLTAIDD, encoded by the exons ATGTCAGAAGCTGATATGGCCATCATTAAACCTGag ATGATGATGAAATCGTATATATGGCTTGAAACTACTGATGGATCAATCCAGCAAGTGGAGCAAGAGATTGCAATGTACTGCCCCATGATCTGTCACGAAGTGCTACAGAAGGGTCTGGGTGCTGGATCTTCTAAGAACTGTGCAATATCTCTTCCTCAGCGAGTCAATCCAGCCATGTTAAGCTTGATTCTCGATTACTGCAGATTTCATCAAGTACCTGGGCGTTCTAATAAG GAGCGTAAAGTTCATGATGAAAAATTCATCCGGATGGATACAAAGCGGCTCTGTGAGTTGGCCTCAGCCGCTGACAGTTTGCAGTTGAAGCCTTTGGTTGATCTTTCTAGTCGTGCACTTGCTAGGATTATTGAGGGGAAAACCCCCGAGGAGATACGTGAAATCTTTCATTTACCAGATGACCTTACTGAG tttattttttatcagGAGGAGAAATTAGAGCCTCTGAAGAACTTGATGGATGATCCACGTATCCGACTCTTGAATAGATTGTATGCTAAGAAAAGAAAGGAgttgaaagaaagagaaaaacttAAG GGTAAAGAGGTTGAAGAACGAGTCGACGAGCGTTCTGTAGATGACCTTTTATCGTTTATTAATGGCAAAG ATCACAAGGTGGTAAAGACTTCCAAGAGcaaaaagaagaacaagaaaaggaagGAGCATAAAAATAAG GTTTCACATAATTTGCATTCCAAGCAACAAGGGGTCCAAATTGTTGATGAGACTGCCTCCAGCGTGGGAGGGGTATCTAATTTACCCAGTATGGAAGATGATATTTTTTCACTGAAGACGGACTCTGAAGATGGTTATGTAGATGATGGAATGGATCCAGTTTTGAAGGAAATGCTTGATAG GGAAGTAGAGGATTTTGCTCGGAGATTGAACTCAAGTTGGGTTCTATCTTCAGGACAAGAAAGGCAGCCTGTGCACTTTTCCATAAACGGCAATGGGGCTACAAGGCGATTAACAG CTATAGATGACTGA
- the LOC106432731 gene encoding SKP1-like protein 21 isoform X3: protein MSEADMAIIKPEMMMKSYIWLETTDGSIQQVEQEIAMYCPMICHEVLQKGLGAGSSKNCAISLPQRVNPAMLSLILDYCRFHQVPGRSNKERKVHDEKFIRMDTKRLCELASAADSLQLKPLVDLSSRALARIIEGKTPEEIREIFHLPDDLTEEEKLEPLKNLMDDPRIRLLNRLYAKKRKELKEREKLKGKEVEERVDERSVDDLLSFINGKDHKVVKTSKSKKKNKKRKEHKNKVSHNLHSKQQGVQIVDETASSVGGVSNLPSMEDDIFSLKTDSEDGYVDDGMDPVLKEMLDREVEDFARRLNSSWVLSSGQERQPVHFSINGNGATRRLTAIDD, encoded by the exons ATGTCAGAAGCTGATATGGCCATCATTAAACCTGag ATGATGATGAAATCGTATATATGGCTTGAAACTACTGATGGATCAATCCAGCAAGTGGAGCAAGAGATTGCAATGTACTGCCCCATGATCTGTCACGAAGTGCTACAGAAGGGTCTGGGTGCTGGATCTTCTAAGAACTGTGCAATATCTCTTCCTCAGCGAGTCAATCCAGCCATGTTAAGCTTGATTCTCGATTACTGCAGATTTCATCAAGTACCTGGGCGTTCTAATAAG GAGCGTAAAGTTCATGATGAAAAATTCATCCGGATGGATACAAAGCGGCTCTGTGAGTTGGCCTCAGCCGCTGACAGTTTGCAGTTGAAGCCTTTGGTTGATCTTTCTAGTCGTGCACTTGCTAGGATTATTGAGGGGAAAACCCCCGAGGAGATACGTGAAATCTTTCATTTACCAGATGACCTTACTGAG GAGGAGAAATTAGAGCCTCTGAAGAACTTGATGGATGATCCACGTATCCGACTCTTGAATAGATTGTATGCTAAGAAAAGAAAGGAgttgaaagaaagagaaaaacttAAG GGTAAAGAGGTTGAAGAACGAGTCGACGAGCGTTCTGTAGATGACCTTTTATCGTTTATTAATGGCAAAG ATCACAAGGTGGTAAAGACTTCCAAGAGcaaaaagaagaacaagaaaaggaagGAGCATAAAAATAAG GTTTCACATAATTTGCATTCCAAGCAACAAGGGGTCCAAATTGTTGATGAGACTGCCTCCAGCGTGGGAGGGGTATCTAATTTACCCAGTATGGAAGATGATATTTTTTCACTGAAGACGGACTCTGAAGATGGTTATGTAGATGATGGAATGGATCCAGTTTTGAAGGAAATGCTTGATAG GGAAGTAGAGGATTTTGCTCGGAGATTGAACTCAAGTTGGGTTCTATCTTCAGGACAAGAAAGGCAGCCTGTGCACTTTTCCATAAACGGCAATGGGGCTACAAGGCGATTAACAG CTATAGATGACTGA
- the LOC106432720 gene encoding brassinosteroid-responsive RING protein 1 encodes MGFPVGYTEVFLPKLFVQTLSILSFFRTVVFYLFRFLGLSGFLETDQTWPDYTSYPTRIPELRSPFSALLIREILPVIKFEDVTSSGEELPGNCAVCLYEFEGEEEIRRLRNCRHIFHRSCLDRWMDHDQKTCPLCRTPFVPDEMQEEFNQRLWAASGVHDFHIE; translated from the coding sequence ATGGGCTTTCCCGTAGGCTACACAGAGGTGTTTCTCCCTAAGCTCTTCGTACAAACGCTTTCGATACTCAGTTTCTTCAGAACCGTCGTCTTCTATCTCTTCCGCTTCTTGGGTctctccggcttcctcgaaacGGATCAAACCTGGCCCGACTACACATCGTACCCGACCCGAATACCCGAACTCCGCTCACCTTTCTCCGCCCTACTAATCCGCGAGATCTTACCGGTTATCAAATTCGAAGACGTGACGAGCTCCGGCGAAGAACTACCAGGAAACTGCGCCGTTTGTCTCTACGAGTTCgaaggagaggaagagatcCGACGGCTGAGAAACTGCAGACATATATTCCACCGGAGCTGTCTCGACCGTTGGATGGATCATGATCAGAAGACGTGTCCTCTTTGTAGAACACCGTTTGTTCCAGATGAGATGCAAGAAGAGTTTAATCAACGGTTATGGGCTGCTTCTGGTGTTCATGACTTCCACATCGAGTAG